A genome region from Bradyrhizobium commune includes the following:
- a CDS encoding cytochrome b, whose translation MIRNTTTGWGSVARWLHWVLALAIVGMIAFGWWMNHIPARADKFFYRSIHADIGYLILLLTVLRIVWRAVNPTPALPAETSRWQKIAAHVSHGALYLVVILVAMLGWAHSGARSTHYSDFFGLFHVPQFTSPDKAAADAYEDRHIFFAYVLLALIAVHVIAALWHHFIRRDRVVARMVTDEAG comes from the coding sequence ATGATCAGAAATACAACGACCGGCTGGGGCAGCGTCGCCCGCTGGCTGCACTGGGTTTTGGCGCTGGCGATCGTCGGCATGATCGCCTTCGGCTGGTGGATGAACCACATCCCGGCGCGCGCCGACAAGTTCTTCTATCGCTCGATCCATGCCGACATCGGCTATCTGATCCTGCTGCTCACGGTGCTGCGGATCGTCTGGCGCGCGGTCAACCCGACGCCGGCGCTGCCGGCCGAGACCTCGCGCTGGCAGAAGATCGCGGCCCATGTCAGCCACGGCGCGCTCTATCTCGTCGTCATCCTGGTCGCGATGCTGGGCTGGGCGCATTCCGGCGCGCGCTCGACCCATTACTCGGACTTCTTCGGCCTGTTTCACGTGCCGCAATTCACCTCTCCGGACAAGGCGGCGGCGGACGCCTATGAGGACCGCCACATCTTCTTTGCCTATGTGCTGCTCGCCCTGATCGCGGTTCACGTGATCGCGGCGCTATGGCACCACTTCATCCGCCGCGACCGGGTCGTGGCGCGCATGGTGACGGACGAGGCTGGGTAG
- the murI gene encoding glutamate racemase: protein MTYSPTILVFDSGLGGLTVLREVVAARPDAHYVYVADDAFFPYGHHSEDEIIARVVPLMGELIGTHDPGLVVIACNTASTLVMSHLRAAYSVPFVGTVPAIKPACARSKTRRVSVLGTKGTVKREYTHALIRDFAQGCEVTLVGSPELASLAEAALSGHPISDGDILAELTPCFVGDAADATSRTDTVVLACTHYPLLLDRLERLAPWPVDWIDPAPAIARRVSDLLGPLAGDIVQSGAEMIFTSNRAHGLSATLTPFFGGRAVA from the coding sequence GTGACTTATTCCCCGACGATCCTGGTGTTCGATTCTGGCCTTGGCGGGCTCACGGTACTGCGTGAGGTCGTGGCCGCGCGCCCGGACGCGCATTACGTCTACGTCGCCGACGACGCCTTCTTCCCCTATGGCCACCACAGCGAGGACGAGATTATCGCCCGCGTCGTGCCGCTGATGGGAGAGTTGATCGGCACACACGATCCCGGCCTCGTCGTCATCGCTTGCAACACCGCCTCCACCCTGGTGATGTCGCACCTGCGCGCCGCCTATTCCGTGCCCTTCGTCGGTACGGTGCCGGCAATCAAGCCGGCCTGCGCTCGGTCGAAGACCCGCCGCGTCTCGGTGCTCGGCACCAAGGGCACGGTGAAGCGCGAATACACCCACGCCCTGATCCGCGACTTCGCGCAAGGTTGCGAAGTGACGCTGGTCGGCTCGCCCGAGCTCGCTTCGCTTGCCGAGGCCGCGCTCAGCGGCCATCCGATCAGTGACGGCGACATCCTCGCCGAGCTCACGCCCTGCTTCGTCGGCGACGCCGCGGACGCGACGTCGCGCACCGATACGGTGGTGCTCGCCTGCACGCATTATCCGCTGCTGCTCGACCGGCTGGAGCGGCTGGCGCCCTGGCCGGTCGACTGGATCGATCCGGCGCCTGCGATCGCTCGCCGCGTCTCGGACCTTCTCGGCCCGCTCGCCGGCGACATCGTGCAATCCGGTGCCGAGATGATTTTTACCTCGAACCGCGCGCATGGCCTCAGCGCCACCCTGACGCCGTTCTTCGGCGGCCGGGCAGTCGCCTGA
- a CDS encoding HpcH/HpaI aldolase family protein, producing the protein MSVASTPLNRLRQLWREGRPAFGAIATIPSVQTVQIMARSLDWIIVDLEHGPIGLSEAHAMIVATTGTSCTPLVRIAANEPWLAKAPMDIGAFGINFPMITTPAEAEKAVRSVRYPPRGDRLWGPFHAPFRWGQSMPDYMAAADDEMICMITIEHVDAVNRIDEIMATPGIDVAVIGPGDLATSINKRGQMDDPELLELIARAEAGILKSGVPIGGVARTADQANALIDRGYRAIALGFDWSLFQRGIMAAFDGIKR; encoded by the coding sequence ATGTCGGTCGCCTCGACACCGCTGAACCGTCTTCGCCAGCTCTGGCGCGAAGGCCGCCCCGCCTTCGGCGCGATCGCGACCATCCCGAGTGTGCAGACCGTGCAGATCATGGCGCGCTCGCTCGACTGGATCATCGTCGATCTCGAGCACGGGCCGATCGGGCTCTCCGAAGCGCATGCGATGATCGTGGCCACGACGGGCACATCATGCACGCCGCTGGTGCGGATCGCGGCGAACGAACCGTGGCTTGCGAAAGCGCCGATGGATATCGGCGCCTTCGGCATCAACTTTCCGATGATCACCACGCCCGCTGAAGCGGAGAAAGCGGTGCGCAGCGTGCGCTACCCGCCGCGCGGCGACCGGCTCTGGGGTCCGTTCCATGCTCCGTTCCGCTGGGGCCAGTCGATGCCGGATTACATGGCGGCCGCAGACGACGAGATGATCTGCATGATCACCATCGAGCATGTTGATGCCGTCAATCGCATCGACGAGATCATGGCGACACCGGGCATCGATGTCGCCGTGATCGGACCCGGCGATCTCGCCACCTCCATCAACAAGCGCGGCCAGATGGACGATCCGGAATTGCTGGAGCTGATTGCGCGCGCCGAGGCCGGCATTCTCAAAAGCGGCGTGCCGATCGGCGGCGTGGCCCGCACCGCCGACCAGGCCAACGCTCTGATCGACCGCGGCTACCGCGCGATCGCGCTCGGCTTCGACTGGTCGCTGTTCCAGCGTGGCATCATGGCGGCCTTCGACGGGATCAAGCGCTGA
- a CDS encoding glutathione S-transferase family protein, producing the protein MLTVHHLGKSQSERIVWLCEELEIPYELKHYTRDSRTMLAPPDYKALHPIGAAPVITDRDLVLAESGAIVDYIIAKHGNGRLVIRADEREFAQFLYWFHFANGTLQAGMGRLMMLNRLKLADDNPMLLATKARVDRVFDLVDARVRDAEYLAGHAFTTADIMIGFSLTTMRYFQPYDLSRCPNVVGYLGRIGARPAYRRAMEKGDPGMALLLS; encoded by the coding sequence ATGCTCACCGTCCACCATCTCGGCAAATCGCAGTCCGAACGCATCGTCTGGCTCTGCGAGGAGCTGGAAATCCCCTACGAGCTGAAACACTACACACGCGATTCCAGGACCATGCTGGCGCCGCCCGACTACAAGGCGCTGCATCCGATTGGGGCGGCGCCGGTCATCACCGACCGCGACCTGGTGCTGGCCGAATCCGGCGCCATCGTCGACTACATCATCGCAAAACACGGCAACGGCCGCCTCGTGATCCGTGCCGACGAACGCGAATTCGCGCAGTTCTTGTACTGGTTTCATTTCGCCAACGGCACGCTGCAAGCCGGGATGGGCCGGCTGATGATGCTGAACCGGCTCAAGCTCGCCGACGACAATCCGATGCTGCTTGCGACCAAAGCGCGCGTCGACCGCGTCTTCGATCTGGTGGACGCGCGCGTGCGAGATGCCGAATATCTCGCAGGACACGCGTTCACCACTGCCGACATCATGATCGGCTTTTCACTCACCACGATGCGCTATTTCCAGCCCTATGACCTTTCGCGTTGCCCGAATGTGGTCGGCTATCTCGGCCGCATCGGTGCGCGTCCCGCCTACCGGCGCGCGATGGAGAAAGGCGATCCGGGCATGGCGCTGCTGTTGAGCTGA